The genomic stretch GCGTGGATCAAAGGACTTGTAGATTCTGTGGCCGAATCCCATGAGGCGGCACTCTTTGTTTTTTACCCGCTCGATATATTTTTCGATGGTGGTTTCGCCATCACGGATTTCCTGAAGCATGTTGACGACACCGGCGTTGGCTCCACCATGCAGGCGGCCCCAAAGAGCACAAATTCCTGCAGAAACCGAGGCGAACAGGTTGGCTTCGGTGGACTGGACCATGCGGACGGTGGAGCAGGAGCAGTTCTGCTCGTGATCGGCGTGGAGCAGGAAGAAGAGCGACAGTGCGCGGACTTCCTGGTCCGTTGGTTCAAACTGCTTGTGCGGAATGGAGTGCATCATGTGCAGGAAGTTCCGGCAGTAGGAAAGCTTCGGATCAGGGTACATGAACGGAAGGCCCTGTGCCTTGCGGTATGACCACGCCGCGATGGTGCGGACCTTGGAGATGATCTTGGCTGCTGCGCGGTGAAAGTCCTCAAGGGAAGTCAGTTCGGTAAAGTCCGGGTGATAACAGCCCAGGGAGTTGATGACTGCCGAGAGGATGGCCATGGGGTGTCCATTGGACGGGAACCCTTCGAAATGGTGACGCAAGCCTTCGTGAAGAAGTTCCTGCTCACTCAGCAGGTCACGGAATTCCTGACGCTGTGAACGAGTCGGCAGTTCGCCGAAAATCAGTAGATAGGCTGTCTCGATGAATGTTCCGCTGGCTGCGAGGTCCTCAATGGGGTAACCTCGGTAGCGAAGTATGCCGTTTTCGCCATCAACATAGGTGATACTGCTGCTGCATGCGCCGGTATTGGCGAAGCCGGGATCGTATGTGACATATCCGCTGTCGTTGCGCAGTTTGGTGATATCAATGCCTTTCTCGTTCTCTGTTCCAACGATGATCGGCAGCTCGTAGGTCTTACCCTCAATGATGAGCTTTGCTGTCTCGTTTTTTGCTTCCTTACTCTCTTTCAACATCTTTCTCCCTCTCATAATCAATAATTGAGCCCCCCTCGCGGCATCGGGTGTAGAATAATATTCGGATTTTCCGCCATGGACCTGTTATGGTTTCGGCAATAGGCAGGTTGATGCGACTAACTCTATGTATGGGGAGCTGTTCACTTTCACAGCATGAGAAATCTTACCAAAAAAAATTATCCTGTCAAATGGAGAAATTGTTACGTCAAATGGAATGCTATGTAATTTAGGTGGTTAGAGTCGATATTTGATTTTGCCTTGTCTTGCAAACACGCATTTTGATTTATACTGGACAAACTTGTGTATACCCCTATAGGGTATACGCGTGCTGAATCAAAAGTAATACAATGAGGTGGTGCCTTATGAAAAAAAGGAAAAACACTCCAAATGCCATGACCCGCAGAACATTTTTGCGCAGTCTTGGAATAGGGAGTGCCGCCGCACTTGCTCCGACCGCAGCTTTGGCCGGACAGGAAAGAATACCCAATCCGTCGCAAGATGAGCTGGCGACCTTGCTGGATCTTTCCAAGTGTATCGGCTGTGGTGAGTGCGTGGATGCATGTCGTGAGTCCAATGCGACCAAGTTTCCCGAGCCACAAAAACCGTTTCCTAAAATGTCGCCTTCCCGAAAGGCCAAGCCTGAAGACTGGTCAGACAAGCGGGGAGTGGATGATAGACTCACGCCGTATAACTGGCTGTACCTGCAGACTGCGGAGCTGGAATATAATGGGGAATCCCATGAAATCCATATCCCTCGCCGATGCATGCACTGTCAGAATCCTCCGTGTGCACATATGTGCCCATTCGGTGCAGCGAGCAAGTTGAAGAATGGCATAACGCGAATTTACGATAGTTTTTGCATGGGAGGCGCAAAGTGTCGCGCCGTTTGCCCCTGGTCGATACCGCAAAGGCAGTCCGGCGTTGGTCTGTACCTTGATCTGACGCCACGTTTTGCCGGAAACGGTGTGATGTACAAGTGTGACAGATGTTACCAACTGGTCGAAAAGGGCGAAACCCCGGCGTGTGTTTCGGTATGTCCCGAGGATGTACAGACCATCGGGCCGCGCAATGAAATGATTCGTAAGGCGAGGGAACTTGCCCGGTCCATGAATGGATTCGTTTATGGGATCGATGAAAACGGCGGAACCAATACCTTTTATGTATCCCCTGTACCTTTCGAGCTTCTGAACAAGGCTGTCGAAAAGGGAAAAGGAAAGCCTCATTTGAAGCCGGTTGCATCTGTCATGGCAGATGAAACTAAGTTGGCAGCGGCCACACTTATTGCACCCATCGCTGGTGTTGCCGCCGGATTTCTGGGTGTGGGGGCGAAGCTGCTGAGTCGTAAGGACGATAAGAGCGAGGGAGGCAACAATGAAAGCTAGACCATACCCCTCATGGGTAACCTGGGCGTTCATAGTGATGGTGGGCTTGCTCGCCTTTACCGGGATGATCCAGATGCCTCTTGCCAACAGATACTATCTGACAAGCGTTCCGGGCATGGCATGGACCGGTGATTTCTTCTTCGTGCACAAGCTGCATTACGTACTTGCATCCCTGTTTTTGTTTTTCTGTGCTGTCATGTCCGTGAATTGGCTGCTCGAATGGCGAAACAGATTGGATTTGACAGCCATGGGCAAAATCCGTTTGTGGATGATCGCGGGCATTGTCGCAAGCGGCGGTATGCGGGTTTATCGGAACCTGCCGGATGTCAATATGGACCCGACCTTGGTCCTTGTTGTGGAGTGGGTCCATTTTGGACTGGTTATGTTGTTGGGGGTGGTCGCTTTGACCGCAGTCATCCGAAAATCATCGCAATACGTACGTTGGAAATAAAGTAAAATTCGATGTGAAAAAGGGGCGTTAAGCCCCTTCTTTCTGGACCACCGTTTCTTCCCATGCTATCCGCACAAGGTCGATTTGACTCGCTGTCTTTACTGTAGGCAGTCGAAGCAGCGGTAAGTTTTTTCTGTAAATATAGTGGGTATGGGATAATGAAAAATATTGAATGGAATGACTTTGAAAAAGTTGAACTGCGCGTTGGAACCATTATCAGGGCAGAGCCTTTCCCTGAAGCACGGAATCCCGCGTATAAAATCTGGATCGACTTCGGTGAAGAGATTGGCGAGCGTAAATCCAGTGCGCAGATTACCGAGCAGTATTCCCTTGATGATCTGCTGGGCAAACAAGTGATCGCCGTGGTCAACTTTCCCCCCAAGCAAATTGGTCCGATCAAATCAGAGTGCCTGGTAACCGGATTCTATCGTGAGGACGGTGTTGTACTGGCCGTGCCGGATAAAGCTGTCCCCAATGGAGTGAAGCTGGCGTAGCACCTCCTTTGTGGAGGGTGTAGTGATTGTGAATCATAAGTATATCATTCAGCTTTCTTTCATTAAAATGATATGGTTGCTCCAGACACCAGTGGTGTCTCCGATACAGCATGCAAAGCGGCTTTGGTTCTCGTGGCCGAAAGATTGTTTTACTCTGTTGAAGTGTTAAGGTATTCAAATTGCAGACAGTTGAAAAAAATGACTGACTGTCAAAATACTGGAGCAACAGGGCGGAGGCATGATTCACTTCACGACACAATTTGATTATCTGCGCGATGTTCAGCGCTCTTTCGAGGGCGGGGCTGGACGCGTTGATATGGTTGGTGTTTTTGCCAAAATACTGATTGTTGCCGCTCCAGTCGTTTTGCTGATGGCGTTCTGGCATTATCGCCACCGTATTGGTTTTGCGATCAGTCGATCCATTGTCAGGCTATTTTCTTTCCGTGGCAGGCGGATAGTACAGGATTACCTTGTTAAGAAAGGTGTTCTCTTCGAGATATTTCTCTATACGGGCAATGGGGTGGGCCGCCGAATCGGCATGGCTCGCGCTACCGATGTCCAGTCGGGAAGGATGCTTCTCGATATTGTCGACATAAAACCGCTTGGCCTGAATCTGAAAGGTGCTCGCGTCATTTGTTTCACCAAGCCCTTTACTTTGTCAGGTAAAAAAAAGAATGCGTTTGTCACGTTCGTATCCAGTTATGTGAAACGAGGTGGGACCATTCGAGAGATGTCCTTGCTGACGCCTGTGCGATATCAATTTGAAATTCGCAGAAGACACAAGCGTAAACGGATCGTTCGTGAAGGGGCGGTTCGGGTCAAGCTGTGGGATATTTCAAAGCGTAATTCGTTTTTTATGGCCAAGCCCGATTTACAGACCGTAAATAATCCGGCTCGCTACGGAAAGAAGATGCGTTTATCGGTGGAGAATATCTCGGCCGGCGGTATACGGTTGCTGATCATGAATCCTTCAGGGCGGCTTCCGTCTTTGAGTCCCGGGCATCAGTTCATTCTTCGCGTCAGCGTATGGAGCCCCAAGACTCGGAAGTTTTCCTATTTTACGGTGGTTGGGACCATCCGAAGCCGATTCAAAGGCAAGGGCGGATCCATTGGCCTTGGGATTCAGTTTACCGCGGAAGGTATGAAGATTGACGGCAAATACCAATGGAAAAGCCTCCACGGTGAGGTGAAGGCTTTGGCTCAGTTTCTGGAAGAATCGAATGAATGGAGCGCTCGCTCCTGATCTCTTGTGTTACTTGCTCCGGCAATCGGAACAGATGCCATACAGATACATTTTATGCCGGAGTAGCTTGAAGCCATGCTCTTCGGCCAGTTGTTCCTGTCGGCTTTCAATGGTCTCATCGAGTATTTCGATATTTTTCCCGCACTTGTCACAAATGAGATGGTCGTGATGGGTCTGACCGTAGCGCCACTCGTAGCGAACAACACCGTCAGCGAAGTCGAGCGGTTCTATCAGTCCGGATTCGTTGAGCAGTTTTAATGTTCGGTAAACGGTTGCCTGGCCGATTGAGGAGTCTCTTTTCTTTACATTGGCATATAATTCTTCAGAAGAGAGATGGCCATCCTGCTTGAGGAACGTGTCAAGAATGAGCCGTCTTTGCGGTGTCACTTTGAGATTCTTGTCAGCCAGATAGTCTGCGAATAGTTCTTGAGGATTCTTCATATTCTTGCGTGGTTAGTTTTTGTACAAAGCCGTTCATTTTCCAATACGATATGGATGAAGCCATGTCAAAGAGGTAAAGTGAATTCATGTTTCATTGCTCCTTGACATTTCCCAACTTGATTTCTACAATGTTTCACTCACTTCACAGGCACTGCTTGTGAGGCACCATACGGAGAGGTGGCAGAGCTCGGTTTAATGCGCTGGTCTTGAAAACCAGAGGCGGGGTGACTCGTCCGGGGGTTCGAATCCCTCCCTCTCCGCCATAGAGCATAATCACTTTGTCTCATGAAGTGTCATAAGCCCTCAAAATGAGGGCTTTTTTGTTGCTTTTATTGTGTCTTGCGGTGTCATAGGGTGTCTTGAGATGGCTGGTATAAAGGTACAAAAAGTGGTATAAATCGAAATATACCATTTTTCATTATACCACTCTCAGGAGAAAACCACATGCCGCTGACAGATGCCAAGATTAAAGCAGCCAAGCCGAAATCCAAAGAATACTCCCTGAATGATGGTGAAGGCCTATCTCTTGTCGTTAACCCGAAAGGGCGCAAGTGGTGGCGTTTTCGCTACCAGATGAACGGCAAGCAAACCATGCTGTCTTTGGGGGCGTATCCTTACATCAGTTTACAAGACGCACGACTCAAGCGCGGTGATATGAAAACCCTCATTGCCAAAGGCCATGATCCTTCACGGAAACGCAAGGAGGACAAGAGGAAGGCAAGTGCTAGTGAAGGATTTGAAGCCATCGCACGGGAGTGGTTTGAAAAACAGGTAGACTCCGGGTGGAGTGATCGTCACGCAAAAACCACAATGGAACGGATGAAGAAGAACATCTTCCCCTTCATTGGAGACAGGCCCATATCGGAGCTTGGCGTTGAGGATATGCTTGGAGTCGTTCAACGATGCGAGAAACGAGGAGCCGTGGAGACAGCTCGGCGTATTCGTCAAATAATGTCGCAAGTCTTTCGCTACGCAGTGGCTGCTGGACGAGCTGAGCGAGATCCTGCTGCGGATATTAAAGGTGCGCTCCCTCCGGCTAGGAAGGTGAAGCACCATGCTTCTATTACCGCCCCTAAGGAAATTGGCCCTCTCTTGAGGGCTATAGATGGCTTCTCTGGAACTTTGGTGGTGCATTGCGCTCTCAAGTTCGCTCCCTTGGTTTTTGTGCGTCCAGGGGAGCTTAGGAACGCAGAATGGAGTGAAATAAACTTGGAAGGGAGAGAGTGGCGGATACCTTCGGAGAAAATGAAAGGAGGGAGCCCTCATATCGTTCCCCTGTCTACTCAGGCCGTGGATGTCTTAACAGAACTCCATTCACTTACTGGCCCCTCTGGCTATGTCTTTCCAAGTGTGCGAACAGCCTCACGCCCGATGTCTGAGAATACGATCAACGTTTCTTTGCGGCGTATCGGATACGACAAAACCGAAATGACCGGCCATGGATTCAGGTCTATGGCGTCTACGCTATTAAATGAGCATGGATGGCATAAGGATGCCATTGAAAGACAATTGGCTCATACGCCCAAAGACAAGGTGAGGGCGAGCTACAACTACGCCGAGCATTTGCCGGAACGTAAGCGGATGATGCAGGCGTGGGCTGATTATTTGGATAGCTTGAAAGATGGTGGGAAAGTAGTCCCGTTGTTTGCGCAGAAGGTGGGGTAAGTATGAGTATCATGGCTAAAGGTTGGTCTTGGTCGGGGGTTAATCTAAATGTCCTGCCTGAAATTGATTTTGATAAATTAGAAAAACAAATAGATCTCCAGCTTACTCAAGATACTCGGGAACTTATAAAAATAGGTCTCTCGGACTACATCTGTCAAATGCGGGGGTGGAAAGATAAACCATCACCAAAGAGTAGGAAGGCCTCATTAAAAAGGATTGTGAAAGCCTGTAAGGTGCTTGAGCCTATTTTTGAATTGGATTCTCCTGGCATTTCAAATGAAGATGAATATGATCCGCTTAAGCTGCATGAGTGGAAGTGTATAATGCCTTTGGGGCAGTATTCTTTTGATGGGGAAGCTGTGGCTGATTACTTAGCAAGATGTCGCGGCCAGGCTGAAGATGAGTTAAAAGCGATGATTAGGAGGGAGGAGGAGAGGAAGGAGGAGGAAAGGAAGAAAGGGAAGGAGGAGAAGTCAAAAAAAATTGAAAAGAAAAATGATAAACCTGGTCCTCGTAAAGATTTTGCAAGACCTCTTTGTTTGGAATGGCTTCACAAAGTTTTTGTCGAGGCTGGGGGAGATGGTCGAATAAAAAGGTACGACAATGTTTATACTGGGCCGTTTTATTTGTTTGCCGGAAAGTTATTTAGTCTTATTGGTGTTCCTCTTTCTCCAGGTTCTATCTATGAAAATCTTCAATCTTCACTGTATTATAAATGGTATCTTCAGAGAATTAAGCCCTAAAGTTGCTTTAATAAACTGTTAGAAAAATCTTATAGTGCTTCATACGGTTCCATCAAGAGTAAAGGCATTCATGTGAATGCCACAATCTATGGAGGAACCTATGAAACAACCTTTTCCGCAAGTGGGCTTTGTTCGCCTACCCCAAGTCCTCTCCGTTATTCCCCTCAGTCGCAGTACTTGGTTGCGTGGGGTTAAATCTGGGAAATATCCACAACCGGTGTCGTTGACTGAAAGAACCCGGGCTTGGCGTGTTGAGGATATCCTTGAGTTGATAGACTCCCTATCTGAAACGGCAGCCAGCTAAAGTTATGCAATCCGGTATGCGCTTTTTGCCTTACAAGCTTTTT from Pseudodesulfovibrio profundus encodes the following:
- a CDS encoding tRNA-binding protein, coding for MKNIEWNDFEKVELRVGTIIRAEPFPEARNPAYKIWIDFGEEIGERKSSAQITEQYSLDDLLGKQVIAVVNFPPKQIGPIKSECLVTGFYREDGVVLAVPDKAVPNGVKLA
- a CDS encoding tyrosine-type recombinase/integrase, with protein sequence MPLTDAKIKAAKPKSKEYSLNDGEGLSLVVNPKGRKWWRFRYQMNGKQTMLSLGAYPYISLQDARLKRGDMKTLIAKGHDPSRKRKEDKRKASASEGFEAIAREWFEKQVDSGWSDRHAKTTMERMKKNIFPFIGDRPISELGVEDMLGVVQRCEKRGAVETARRIRQIMSQVFRYAVAAGRAERDPAADIKGALPPARKVKHHASITAPKEIGPLLRAIDGFSGTLVVHCALKFAPLVFVRPGELRNAEWSEINLEGREWRIPSEKMKGGSPHIVPLSTQAVDVLTELHSLTGPSGYVFPSVRTASRPMSENTINVSLRRIGYDKTEMTGHGFRSMASTLLNEHGWHKDAIERQLAHTPKDKVRASYNYAEHLPERKRMMQAWADYLDSLKDGGKVVPLFAQKVG
- a CDS encoding helix-turn-helix transcriptional regulator, giving the protein MKQPFPQVGFVRLPQVLSVIPLSRSTWLRGVKSGKYPQPVSLTERTRAWRVEDILELIDSLSETAAS
- a CDS encoding 4Fe-4S ferredoxin, translating into MKARPYPSWVTWAFIVMVGLLAFTGMIQMPLANRYYLTSVPGMAWTGDFFFVHKLHYVLASLFLFFCAVMSVNWLLEWRNRLDLTAMGKIRLWMIAGIVASGGMRVYRNLPDVNMDPTLVLVVEWVHFGLVMLLGVVALTAVIRKSSQYVRWK
- a CDS encoding Fur family transcriptional regulator, translated to MKNPQELFADYLADKNLKVTPQRRLILDTFLKQDGHLSSEELYANVKKRDSSIGQATVYRTLKLLNESGLIEPLDFADGVVRYEWRYGQTHHDHLICDKCGKNIEILDETIESRQEQLAEEHGFKLLRHKMYLYGICSDCRSK
- a CDS encoding 4Fe-4S dicluster domain-containing protein, which translates into the protein MKKRKNTPNAMTRRTFLRSLGIGSAAALAPTAALAGQERIPNPSQDELATLLDLSKCIGCGECVDACRESNATKFPEPQKPFPKMSPSRKAKPEDWSDKRGVDDRLTPYNWLYLQTAELEYNGESHEIHIPRRCMHCQNPPCAHMCPFGAASKLKNGITRIYDSFCMGGAKCRAVCPWSIPQRQSGVGLYLDLTPRFAGNGVMYKCDRCYQLVEKGETPACVSVCPEDVQTIGPRNEMIRKARELARSMNGFVYGIDENGGTNTFYVSPVPFELLNKAVEKGKGKPHLKPVASVMADETKLAAATLIAPIAGVAAGFLGVGAKLLSRKDDKSEGGNNES
- a CDS encoding citrate synthase, whose product is MLKESKEAKNETAKLIIEGKTYELPIIVGTENEKGIDITKLRNDSGYVTYDPGFANTGACSSSITYVDGENGILRYRGYPIEDLAASGTFIETAYLLIFGELPTRSQRQEFRDLLSEQELLHEGLRHHFEGFPSNGHPMAILSAVINSLGCYHPDFTELTSLEDFHRAAAKIISKVRTIAAWSYRKAQGLPFMYPDPKLSYCRNFLHMMHSIPHKQFEPTDQEVRALSLFFLLHADHEQNCSCSTVRMVQSTEANLFASVSAGICALWGRLHGGANAGVVNMLQEIRDGETTIEKYIERVKNKECRLMGFGHRIYKSFDPRAKILRQAAHDMLEASGYDDPLLDIALELAEVAMNDPYFTDRRLYPNVDFYSGIILRALNIPVNMFPVMFAIGRMPGWIAHWNESSRASTKILRPRQIYTGLNTREYVPIDMRLDNE